The following proteins are encoded in a genomic region of Colletotrichum higginsianum IMI 349063 chromosome 9, whole genome shotgun sequence:
- a CDS encoding WD repeat protein produces MPSLPYRPALAPRDGISSFESVQSSEFYYSDEDVALLHDIVTAAQEILEFLPAGERLATNALFQAYDDILPLHGLDPEKDQHISRLVFRIGGERGDGLLVEKLRAVLSKMGIGLEFDSRSDGSKILSDHGNGPDFHSGPRHEGSVQQSLSLSATDRNSDSSEDEPSEEELSEDEPSAPQPAHQENVASPRHPAFHETHHLGDSGSPPRLTRTDLGPNSSSSEPATSIKKPQSPPPPPPPQSYTTLAVENTEQTGQNNHSIASNNKQQVSGDTMAKPVNPPIGAPAENENKTPALTRSKPVRKVNWLLPPDNTTEPSGNGGGVVHLENEPVVREPDVQEPARHGLAVQQPFGHKMAIQGHITHNPAEDPFEQGQPVEEPGSQVEQEEGQETDLQTREDLEAEARYTLLERQSRKAAGYLLLLRGISHWEQHALDKLERTAVARRHIMRMRHFDSWELVTAETRFKGRRIFTTRLLTLWLRRADKAILNGHCALAHAQRKSVQNALSQWSASCPTHIKPQHPFRPMNIYLQHWHSACVISSRLQPHIEVLRQRQELSQATRIWHRQASSHIKGVASFRRFIVVCGSLSQWHLYTRVEFFRAKLRVRLLRSSLSRWQAACQAPPSLGEANLYGRGKHVDSQGGQAPRTRQPRGGKFLMDLSDRMLKTKVLGNWQRQASLLAKTSTRSRRFAVHQGAQKALESWHFDVDYNRSLNTWSKRGCFYVSATHALKTWRLKVSWRSSTRKLYAQCRKHVKATFTKGHLGRWKIVTRAHGNISWEAIQHHGLVERARLVRMMETWREKSRNDWGAGRLLTAAWVNEWQSMSQDHAGTQDLANQAWGLTLKSRYWSQWQSTLLQLKSREYVALDVRERNSKKVVRRLLLHWKGDRDFSTSQQSTATRPNLASSRRGVGFGLGHSSVPLSRAVHERAGGLSLRGSNIQEVGPAVEDEDHDGAGSGPDVDGVVMDTPTRWTGMASSVRLPSMTPFAPLTTPFERQLRERYNQSMPPAPTGQLSRLSFAQAQRLSVADTRRAPDDSMPEGSSSKK; encoded by the exons ATGCCGTCGCTGCCGTATCGCCCAGCGCTGGCTCCTCGTGACGGCATATCCAGCTTCGAGTCTGTCCAAAGCTCCGAATTCTATTACAGTGACGAAG ATGTCGCTCTTCTGCACGATATCGTCACGGCCGCGCAGGAAATTCTCGAATTCCTTCCCGCTGGAGAGCGATTGGCAACAAACGCACTATTCCAGGCCTACGACGACATTCTGCCGCTCCATGGCCTCGACCCGGAAAAGGACCAACACATTTCCCGCCTCGTCTTTCGGATTGGCGGCGAACGCGGCGATGGATTGCTCGTGGAGAAACTCCGCGCCGTCCTATCAAAGATGGGTATCGGACTCGAATTCGACAGCCGCAGCGACGGCTCCAAGATTCTCTCGGACCATGGCAACGGCCCAGACTTCCACAGCGGTCCGCGTCACGAGGGGTCTGTTCAGCAGTCGCTCTCCCTATCGGCGACCGATCGCAACTCTGACTCGTCCGAAGATGAGCCCTCCGAAGAGGAGCTCTCCGAAGATGAGCCCTCAGCCCCCCAGCCAGCCCATCAGGAAAATGTCGcgtctcctcgtcatccGGCATTTCACGAGACACACCACCTGGGTGATTCCGGATCTCCCCCAAGGTTGACGCGCACCGACCTGGGGCCGAACTCGTCGAGTTCAGAGCCAGCCACTTCTATCAAAAAACCAcaatcaccaccaccgccgccgccaccacaAAGTTATACGACCTTGGCAGTTGAAAACACGGAGCAAACTGGTCAAAACAACCATTCGATTGCCAGTAACAACAAGCAACAGGTCTCTGGCGATACTATGGCTAAGCCTGTAAACCCTCCCATCGGCGCTCCCGCGGAGAACGAAAACAAGACCCCGGCGCTCACTCGGTCCAAACCGGTGCGGAAAGTGAACTGGTTACTACCGCCGGATAACACCACTGAGCCGAGTGGAAATGGCGGCGGAGTTGTCCATCTTGAGAACGAGCCCGTAGTCCGTGAGCCCGATGTCCAAGAGCCGGCGAGGCATGGACTTGCCGTTCAACAGCCTTTTGGGCATAAGATGGCCATTCAGGGGCATATCACACACAACCCAGCCGAAGACCCTTTTGAGCAAGGGCAACCTGTCGAAGAACCTGGAAGCCAGGTCGAACAAGAGGAAGGACAGGAAACTGACCTGCAAACACGGGAAGACCTGGAAGCTGAGGCGCGGTATACTCTACTGGAACGACAATCGCGAAAGGCAGCTGGGTATTTGCTACTCCTTAGAGGAATATCCCATTGGGAGCAACATGCTCTGGATAAGCTTGAACGGACAGCTGTAGCCAGGAGACATATCATGCGGATGCGTCACTTCGATTCGTGGGAGCTTGTGACGGCCGAGACCAGGTTCAAGGGCCGTCGCATTTTTACAACACGACTTTTAACCCTGTGGCTCAGACGCGCAGACAAGGCGATCTTAAATGGACATTGCGCCTTAGCTCATGCTCAACGCAAATCCGTCCAGAACGCTCTCAGCCAATGGTCTGCCTCTTGTCCAACTCACATTAAACCTCAACATCCGTTCCGCCCCATGAATATTTATCTACAACACTGGCATTCAGCCTGCGTCATCTCTTCAAGACTGCAGCCACATATTGAAGTCCTACGTCAGAGGCAGGAGTTGTCACAGGCCACCAGGATATGGCACCGTCAGGCTTCATCGCACATCAAGGGCGTTGCGTCGTTCCGCCGATTCATTGTTGTCTGCGGTTCCCTGAGTCAGTGGCATTTGTACACTCGGGTTGAGTTCTTCAGGGCCAAGTTGAGAGTCAGGCTCCTTCGTAGCTCGCTGTCAAGATGGCAAGCCGCTTGTCAGGCACCGCCATCCCTTGGCGAGGCCAATTTGTACGGTCGTGGCAAGCATGTCGACTCTCAAGGTGGCCAGGCGCCACGGACACGGCAACCGCGAGGCGGGAAATTCCTTATGGACTTGTCAGATCGCATGCTAAAAACCAAGGTCCTGGGCAATTGGCAACGGCAGGCTTCGCTGTTAGCCAAGACCAGCACAAGATCTCGCCGGTTTGCAGTGCATCAAGGAGCGCAAAAGGCCTTGGAGTCATGGCATTTTGATGTTGATTACAACAGAAGCCTCAATACGTGGTCGAAGCGTGGGTGCTTCTACGTCAGTGCCACCCACGCGTTGAAGACATGGCGCCTAAAGGTATCCTGGAGATCCAGTACTCGAAAATTATACGCGCAGTGCAGAAAACACGTCAAGGCTACCTTTACCAAAGGTCACCTCGGCCGCTGGAAGATAGTTACTCGTGCACATGGCAACATCAGCTGGGAGGCGATTCAACATCACGGTTTGGTTGAACGGGCTCGCCTCGTTCGCATGATGGAAACATGGCGAGAGAAGAGCAGAAACGATTGGGGTGCAGGCAGGCTTTTGACCGCCGCATGGGTTAATGAATGGCAGAGCATGTCGCAAGATCACGCGGGGACACAGGACCTTGCCAATCAGGCCTGGGGACTGACACTCAAGTCTCGGTATTGGAGCCAGTGGCAATCGACCTTGCTACAGCTCAAGAGCCGCGAATACGTCGCACTCGATGTCCGGGAGAGGAACAGTAAGAAAGTGGTGCGGCGACTTCTGCTTCACTGGAAAGGGGATAGGGATTTCTCCACGTCGCAGCAGTCGACTGCCACGCGACCCAACCTTGCAAGTTCGCGGAGAGGTGTTGGGTTCGGACTCGGTCACAGCTCGGTACCACTCTCGAGGGCAGTTCACGAGCGAGCCGGCGGTTTATCACTCAGGGGTTCCAATATCCAAGAGGTCGGtccggccgtcgaggacgaggatcATGACGGCGCGGGGTCAGGGCCCGACGTCGATGGGGTCGTCATGGACACGCCGACGCGATGGACAGGCATGGCATCTTCTGTCAGGCTACCTTCCATGACACCATTCGCGCCGCTAACGACGCCGTTCGAGCGGCAGCTTCGGGAGCGTTACAACCAGAGCATGCCTCCAGCTCCAACAGGCCAGCTGAGCAGGCTTTCCTTTGCACAGGCGCAGAGACTCTCCGTGGCAGATACGCGACGGGCGCCCGATGATAGCATGCCAGAAGGGTCCAGCAGCAAAAAGTAA